Proteins found in one Methanofollis fontis genomic segment:
- a CDS encoding nucleotidyltransferase family protein has translation MDALALIRQNLSIIRERYGVARIGVFGSVVRGEATPASDIDVLVEFREGEETFDHLMDLTFYLEDLMGRPVDLVIADTLKPRVRGTVLAEVVYAWGPAALSGGHQGRHRRHPLLCGGTVV, from the coding sequence ATGGACGCTCTCGCCCTGATCCGGCAGAACCTCAGCATCATCCGGGAACGCTACGGCGTGGCACGCATCGGCGTCTTCGGGTCGGTCGTGCGTGGGGAGGCCACCCCGGCGAGCGATATCGACGTCCTGGTGGAGTTCAGGGAGGGGGAGGAGACCTTCGACCACCTGATGGACCTCACGTTTTACCTCGAAGACCTGATGGGGCGCCCGGTCGATCTCGTGATCGCCGACACCCTGAAGCCCAGGGTCCGGGGCACGGTCCTGGCAGAGGTGGTCTATGCCTGGGGACCTGCTGCTCTATCTGGAGGACATCAGGGACGCCATCGCCGCCATCCGCTCCTATGTGGGGGAACGGTCGTTTGA
- a CDS encoding HepT-like ribonuclease domain-containing protein, whose protein sequence is MPGDLLLYLEDIRDAIAAIRSYVGERSFEDIVDDPMCLDAIVLRFITIGEAVKHLPPDLTARHPEIEWRKIAGLRDISVHSYYSVKPTILWDIIQTRLGPLEEAVEGLIQDEGE, encoded by the coding sequence ATGCCTGGGGACCTGCTGCTCTATCTGGAGGACATCAGGGACGCCATCGCCGCCATCCGCTCCTATGTGGGGGAACGGTCGTTTGAGGATATAGTCGACGATCCGATGTGCCTTGATGCAATCGTTTTGCGGTTCATCACCATCGGGGAGGCGGTGAAACATCTCCCGCCCGACCTCACCGCCCGCCATCCCGAGATCGAGTGGCGAAAAATTGCCGGGCTCCGGGATATCAGCGTTCATTCGTATTATTCGGTGAAACCGACGATTCTCTGGGATATCATCCAGACCAGACTCGGCCCCCTGGAAGAGGCCGTCGAAGGTCTGATCCAGGACGAAGGGGAGTGA
- a CDS encoding ATP-binding protein: MKTPTDNLTLLLARYEGRQIDFKEEVSSTFYKLLSAFSNTAGGTIVLGVRDSDHAVTGIDLRNNAQKKLADSISSRLGIHPVIEIHEIDGKNVLIVTVEQSRTPVAYDGRYYTRVGDTTREMLPDELRGFFQESIEWDSVTGTFDLDEIDAASVRRFLALARAAGRLTAIDPDEPVEAVLRRLGLIRDGRMTNGAVVLFGTDPQRHFPNTVLRIGRFRRADIIIGDHEIRGNLFAQFEEAERIIKNYIGVRYDISEEAMRESFQRKEVWDYPLPAIREALLNALIHRDYFNNTVQTQVRIFDDHIRFHNPGRLPEGVTIEMILREHYSYLRNPRIADIFYRAGLVERYGSGIERILRAFRDAGAPAPTFSSTPLGFTIDMHTDALTDGALQEMGLGERQISAVHYLKEHGTITNSQYQDLAGVSATTALKELKALAELGILERRSPSKKKTHYVLAQGPVPDV; the protein is encoded by the coding sequence ATGAAAACCCCCACGGATAACCTCACCCTTCTCCTCGCCCGCTATGAAGGGCGGCAGATCGACTTCAAGGAAGAGGTGAGCAGCACCTTCTACAAACTCCTCTCCGCTTTCTCCAACACCGCCGGCGGAACCATTGTCCTCGGCGTCAGGGACAGCGACCACGCCGTCACCGGCATCGACCTCAGAAACAACGCCCAGAAAAAACTCGCAGACAGCATCAGCAGCCGGCTCGGTATCCACCCGGTCATCGAAATCCACGAGATCGACGGCAAAAACGTCCTCATCGTCACCGTCGAGCAGAGCCGCACGCCGGTCGCCTATGACGGCCGCTACTACACCCGCGTCGGCGACACCACCCGCGAGATGCTCCCCGACGAACTGCGGGGCTTCTTCCAGGAGAGCATCGAGTGGGACAGCGTCACCGGGACGTTCGACCTCGATGAGATCGACGCGGCGAGCGTCCGGCGGTTCCTCGCCCTCGCCCGTGCGGCCGGCCGCCTCACGGCCATCGACCCGGACGAACCGGTCGAGGCCGTCCTCCGCCGTCTCGGTCTTATCAGGGACGGCCGCATGACCAACGGCGCCGTCGTCCTCTTCGGCACGGACCCGCAGCGCCACTTCCCGAACACCGTCCTGCGGATCGGCAGGTTCAGGCGGGCCGACATCATCATCGGCGACCACGAGATCAGGGGCAACCTCTTCGCCCAGTTCGAGGAGGCCGAGCGGATCATCAAGAATTACATCGGCGTCCGCTACGACATCTCAGAGGAGGCGATGCGGGAGTCCTTCCAGCGAAAGGAGGTCTGGGACTACCCGCTCCCGGCGATCCGTGAGGCCCTTCTCAATGCCCTCATCCACCGTGACTACTTCAACAACACCGTCCAGACTCAGGTCAGGATCTTCGACGACCACATCCGCTTCCACAACCCGGGCCGCCTCCCCGAGGGCGTCACCATCGAGATGATCCTCAGGGAGCACTACTCCTACCTCCGCAACCCCCGGATCGCCGACATCTTCTACCGTGCCGGCCTGGTGGAGCGCTACGGGTCAGGGATCGAGCGGATCCTCCGGGCTTTCCGCGATGCCGGCGCCCCGGCCCCCACATTCTCCAGCACGCCCCTCGGTTTCACCATCGACATGCACACGGACGCCCTGACCGACGGCGCCCTGCAGGAGATGGGGCTTGGTGAACGGCAGATCTCGGCCGTTCATTACCTCAAGGAGCACGGCACCATCACCAACAGCCAGTACCAGGACCTCGCCGGCGTCTCGGCAACCACTGCCCTCAAGGAACTGAAAGCCCTGGCCGAACTCGGTATCCTGGAACGCAGGAGCCCCTCAAAGAAGAAGACGCATTATGTGCTGGCGCAGGGGCCGGTGCCTGATGTCTGA